Proteins from a genomic interval of Streptomyces sp. SID8374:
- a CDS encoding 3-hydroxyacyl-CoA dehydrogenase, translated as MDTPLSTIAVVGLGTMGTGIAEVLALAGREVIGIDISEAAARQAVTSLEASTARAVGRGRITEQERADALARFRTSDALQAAAEAELVIEVVPETYEIKQQVFRELDAVVSPTAILATGTNALSVTRLAAESLHPERVLGLHFFNPAPAMKLVEVVSSVLTAPPAVEAVTKLARELGKEPVAVGDRPGFVADGLLFGYLNQAAAMYEANYASREDIDAAMKLGCGLPMGPLALLDLIGIDTARTVLEAMYAESRDRLHAPAPVLGQLSSAGLTGRKAGRGFYTYDGPGGQEVVPDTLTPSPEAAAGGGRSITSVGVAGSGTMASGIAEVFAKAGYTVVLAARGQEKADLAKGRIAKSLERSVSKGRLTAEARDETLGRITAAGSLDAFAEVDLAVEAVAEDLEIKQQLFATLDKVCRPGAVLATTTSSLPVIAIARATARPQDVIGMHFFNPAPAMKLVEVVRTVLTADDVHATVRAVCTKIRKHPVDCGDRAGFIVNALLFPYLNNAIKMVEEHYASLDDIDAAMKLGGGYPMGPFELLDVVGLDVSLAIEKVLHKEFRDPGLAPAPLLEHLVAAGCLGRKTGRGFREYARR; from the coding sequence ATGGACACCCCGCTCTCCACCATTGCCGTCGTCGGCCTCGGCACCATGGGCACCGGCATCGCCGAGGTCCTGGCCCTCGCGGGCCGCGAGGTCATCGGTATCGACATCAGCGAGGCGGCCGCCCGGCAGGCCGTCACCTCCCTCGAAGCCTCCACCGCACGGGCCGTCGGGCGCGGGCGGATCACCGAGCAGGAGCGGGCCGACGCGCTCGCCCGGTTCCGTACCTCCGACGCCCTCCAGGCCGCCGCCGAGGCCGAGCTGGTCATCGAGGTCGTGCCGGAGACGTACGAGATCAAGCAGCAGGTGTTCCGGGAGCTGGACGCCGTCGTCTCCCCCACCGCGATCCTCGCCACCGGGACGAACGCCCTGTCGGTGACCCGGCTCGCCGCCGAGTCGCTCCACCCCGAGCGCGTGCTCGGCCTGCACTTCTTCAACCCCGCGCCCGCGATGAAGCTGGTCGAGGTGGTCTCCTCGGTGCTCACCGCGCCGCCCGCCGTGGAGGCCGTCACCAAGCTGGCCCGGGAGCTGGGCAAGGAGCCCGTCGCGGTCGGCGACCGGCCCGGGTTCGTCGCGGACGGGCTGCTCTTCGGCTATCTGAACCAGGCCGCCGCGATGTACGAGGCGAACTACGCCTCGCGTGAGGACATCGACGCGGCGATGAAGCTGGGCTGCGGCCTGCCGATGGGCCCCCTCGCCCTGCTGGACCTGATCGGCATCGACACCGCCCGCACGGTCCTGGAGGCCATGTACGCCGAGTCCCGCGACCGGCTGCACGCCCCGGCCCCCGTCCTCGGGCAGCTCAGCAGCGCGGGCCTGACCGGGCGCAAGGCCGGGCGCGGCTTCTACACGTACGACGGACCGGGCGGCCAGGAGGTCGTGCCCGACACCCTGACCCCGTCCCCGGAAGCGGCGGCCGGTGGCGGCCGCTCCATCACCTCCGTGGGGGTCGCGGGCTCCGGCACCATGGCCTCCGGCATCGCCGAGGTCTTCGCCAAGGCCGGGTACACCGTGGTCCTGGCGGCACGCGGCCAGGAGAAGGCGGACCTGGCCAAGGGCCGGATCGCCAAGTCGCTGGAGCGCTCGGTCAGCAAGGGGCGGCTCACCGCCGAGGCGCGGGACGAGACGCTCGGCCGGATCACGGCCGCCGGATCGCTGGACGCGTTCGCCGAGGTCGACCTCGCCGTGGAGGCGGTCGCCGAGGACCTGGAGATCAAGCAGCAGCTGTTCGCCACCCTGGACAAGGTCTGCCGGCCGGGCGCCGTCCTCGCCACCACCACCTCGTCCCTGCCGGTCATCGCCATCGCCCGGGCGACCGCGCGGCCCCAGGACGTCATCGGGATGCACTTCTTCAACCCGGCGCCCGCGATGAAGCTGGTCGAGGTCGTCCGCACGGTCCTGACCGCCGACGATGTGCACGCCACGGTCCGCGCCGTCTGCACGAAGATCCGCAAGCACCCGGTGGACTGCGGGGACCGGGCCGGGTTCATCGTGAACGCGCTGCTGTTCCCGTACCTCAACAACGCGATCAAGATGGTCGAGGAGCACTACGCCTCGCTGGACGACATCGACGCGGCGATGAAGCTGGGCGGCGGCTACCCGATGGGCCCGTTCGAACTGCTGGACGTCGTCGGGCTGGACGTCTCCCTCGCCATCGAGAAGGTGCTGCACAAGGAGTTCCGCGACCCGGGGCTCGCTCCGGCGCCGCTGCTGGAGCACCTGGTGGCCGCGGGCTGCCTCGGCCGCAAGACGGGCCGGGGCTTCCGCGAATATGCCCGTCGCTGA
- a CDS encoding GNAT family N-acetyltransferase: MRSSEGAIEIRDLFDRAMREHARPDGPGVRVERAGPVVRQVGGPDDWNGVVWSAPGLDAAGADAAIADQVAHCAALGLPEFEWKLYAHDRPADLGDRLRAAGFVPEEPETLLVAPAGLLAGPVELPEGITLRPVTDAAGAELMARAHERAFGTDGTRLLHQVVKRLEEAPEDFVAVMAVDGGGEPVCSGRMELYPGTGFAGLWGGGTVAAWRGKGIYRALVAHRARIAAERGYRYLQVDATDMSAPILARLGFTELGTTTPYVYRPGR; this comes from the coding sequence ATGCGATCAAGTGAGGGCGCCATCGAGATCCGTGACCTGTTCGACCGCGCGATGCGGGAGCATGCCCGCCCGGACGGGCCCGGCGTACGCGTGGAGCGCGCCGGGCCCGTCGTACGCCAGGTGGGCGGCCCCGACGACTGGAACGGGGTGGTGTGGTCGGCCCCGGGGCTGGACGCGGCGGGGGCGGACGCGGCGATCGCCGACCAGGTCGCGCACTGCGCGGCGCTCGGGCTGCCCGAGTTCGAGTGGAAGCTGTACGCCCACGACCGCCCCGCCGACCTGGGCGACCGGCTGCGGGCGGCCGGATTCGTGCCGGAGGAGCCGGAGACCCTGCTGGTGGCGCCTGCCGGGCTGCTGGCCGGGCCGGTGGAGCTGCCCGAGGGGATCACCCTGCGGCCGGTGACCGATGCGGCGGGGGCCGAGCTGATGGCCCGGGCCCATGAGCGGGCGTTCGGGACGGACGGGACCCGGCTACTCCACCAGGTCGTGAAGCGGCTGGAGGAGGCCCCCGAGGACTTCGTGGCGGTGATGGCGGTGGACGGGGGCGGGGAGCCGGTCTGCTCCGGGCGGATGGAGCTGTACCCGGGTACGGGCTTCGCCGGGCTCTGGGGCGGCGGGACGGTGGCCGCCTGGCGGGGGAAGGGGATCTACCGGGCGCTGGTGGCCCACCGGGCGCGGATCGCCGCCGAGCGCGGCTACCGGTACCTCCAGGTCGACGCGACCGACATGTCCGCCCCGATCCTGGCCCGGCTGGGCTTCACGGAGCTGGGGACGACGACGCCGTATGTGTACCGACCGGGGCGGTAA
- a CDS encoding CoA ester lyase, which produces MTTPTTPVNRLRPRRSCLAVPGSNPRFLEKAQGLPADQVFLDLEDACAPLAKEGARHTIVDALNNGDWSGKTRVVRVNDWTTHWTYRDVITVVEGAGPNLDCIMLPKVQDAQQVVALDLLLTQIEKTMGFEVGKIGIEAQIENAKGLVNIDEIAAASPRLETLIFGPADFMASINMKTLVVGQQPPGYPADAYHYILMRILMAARTHDLQAIDGPFLQIRDVDAYREVAGRAAALGFDGKWVLHPGQVDAANEVFSPSQEDYDHAELILDAYDWCTSEEGGKKGSAMLGDEMIDEASRKMALVIAGKGRAAGMQRTSKFEAPEA; this is translated from the coding sequence ATGACCACGCCCACCACCCCCGTGAACCGGCTGCGCCCCCGGCGTTCGTGTCTGGCCGTGCCGGGCTCCAACCCGCGCTTCCTGGAGAAGGCCCAGGGCCTCCCGGCGGACCAGGTCTTCCTGGACCTGGAGGACGCCTGCGCGCCGCTCGCCAAGGAGGGCGCCCGCCACACCATCGTGGACGCGCTGAACAACGGTGACTGGAGCGGCAAGACCCGGGTCGTGCGGGTCAACGACTGGACGACGCACTGGACGTACCGGGACGTCATCACGGTCGTCGAGGGCGCCGGCCCCAACCTCGACTGCATCATGCTGCCGAAGGTCCAGGACGCCCAGCAGGTCGTGGCGCTGGACCTGCTGCTGACCCAGATCGAGAAGACGATGGGCTTCGAGGTCGGGAAGATCGGCATCGAGGCGCAGATCGAGAACGCCAAGGGCCTGGTGAACATCGACGAGATCGCCGCCGCCTCGCCCCGCCTGGAGACGCTGATCTTCGGCCCGGCCGACTTCATGGCGTCGATCAACATGAAGACCCTGGTGGTCGGCCAGCAGCCGCCCGGCTACCCGGCGGACGCGTACCACTACATCCTGATGCGCATCCTGATGGCGGCCCGTACCCACGACCTCCAGGCGATCGACGGCCCGTTCCTCCAGATCCGTGACGTGGACGCCTACCGCGAGGTGGCCGGCCGGGCCGCCGCCCTCGGCTTCGACGGCAAGTGGGTGCTGCACCCCGGCCAGGTCGACGCGGCCAACGAGGTGTTCTCGCCCTCGCAGGAGGACTACGACCACGCCGAGCTGATCCTCGACGCCTACGACTGGTGCACCTCCGAGGAGGGCGGCAAGAAGGGCTCGGCGATGCTCGGCGACGAGATGATCGACGAGGCCAGCCGCAAGATGGCCCTGGTCATCGCGGGCAAGGGCCGGGCCGCCGGAATGCAGCGCACCTCCAAGTTCGAAGCCCCGGAGGCCTGA
- a CDS encoding protein meaA — MTERQKDRPWLMRTYAGHSTAEASNELYRRNLAKGQTGLSVAFDLPTQTGYDPDHILARGEVGRVGVPVSHLGDMRRLFQDIPLEQMNTSMTINATAMWLLALYQVVAEEQGADPAKLQGTTQNDIVKEYLSRGTHVFPPVPSLRLTTDMITYTVNRIPKWNPINICSYHLQEAGATPVQEIAYAMSTAIAVLDAVRDSGQVPEEKFGDVVARISFFVNAGVRFIEEMCKMRAFGRIWDRVTRERYGITDPKQRRFRYGVQVNSLGLTEAQPENNVQRIVLEMLAVTLSKDARARAVQLPAWNEALGLPRPWDQQWSLRIQQVLAHESDLLEYEDIFAGSHVIEAKVESLVEESLAEIDRIQQMGGAMAAVESGYLKSELVSSHAARRARIEGGEEKIVGVNIYETTEPNPLTSDLDGAIMTVDPENEARVVAALHEWRDNRDEARATEALAALKKAAAGTENMMEATVECARAGVTTGEWSWALRDVFGEFRAPTGVSSAPVAVTAEPGSTLSLVREKVTRTAADLGVGRLRLLVGKPGLDGHSNGAEQIAVRARDAGFEVVYQGIRLTPEQITDAALAEDVHCVGLSILSGSHAELVPDVLHRLREAGAPDIPVIAGGIIPPADAAALIEAGVAAVFTPKDFGITEIIGRIVDEIRKANKLDPLEVSA; from the coding sequence ATGACCGAACGTCAGAAGGACCGGCCCTGGCTCATGCGGACGTACGCCGGTCACTCGACCGCCGAGGCGTCCAACGAGCTGTACCGCCGCAACCTCGCCAAGGGCCAGACCGGTCTCTCGGTCGCCTTCGATCTGCCGACGCAGACCGGATACGACCCGGACCACATTCTCGCCCGCGGCGAGGTGGGCCGCGTCGGTGTTCCCGTCTCGCACCTCGGAGACATGCGCCGGCTGTTCCAGGACATCCCCCTGGAGCAGATGAACACCTCGATGACGATCAACGCGACCGCCATGTGGCTGCTGGCGCTCTACCAGGTGGTCGCGGAGGAGCAGGGGGCCGACCCCGCCAAGCTCCAGGGGACCACGCAGAACGACATCGTGAAGGAGTACCTCTCGCGCGGGACGCACGTCTTCCCGCCGGTGCCCTCGCTGCGGCTGACCACCGACATGATCACGTACACGGTCAACCGCATCCCCAAGTGGAACCCGATCAACATCTGCAGCTACCACCTCCAGGAGGCGGGGGCCACCCCGGTCCAGGAGATCGCGTACGCCATGTCGACCGCCATCGCGGTACTCGACGCGGTCCGCGACTCGGGCCAGGTGCCCGAGGAGAAGTTCGGTGATGTGGTCGCCCGGATCTCGTTCTTCGTGAACGCGGGCGTCCGCTTCATCGAGGAGATGTGCAAGATGCGCGCCTTCGGCCGCATCTGGGACCGCGTCACCCGCGAGCGGTACGGCATCACCGACCCCAAGCAGCGCCGCTTCCGCTACGGCGTCCAGGTCAACTCCCTCGGTCTGACCGAGGCGCAGCCGGAGAACAACGTCCAGCGCATCGTCCTGGAGATGCTGGCCGTCACCCTCTCCAAGGACGCCCGCGCCCGCGCTGTGCAGCTCCCGGCCTGGAACGAGGCGCTGGGGCTGCCCCGCCCCTGGGACCAGCAGTGGTCGCTCCGTATCCAGCAGGTGCTGGCGCACGAGAGCGATCTGCTGGAGTACGAGGACATCTTCGCCGGTTCCCACGTCATCGAGGCCAAGGTCGAGTCCCTGGTCGAGGAGTCGCTGGCGGAGATCGACCGGATCCAGCAGATGGGCGGCGCGATGGCGGCCGTCGAGTCCGGCTACCTGAAGTCGGAGCTGGTCTCCTCGCACGCGGCGCGGCGGGCCCGGATCGAGGGCGGCGAGGAGAAGATCGTCGGCGTCAACATCTACGAGACGACCGAGCCCAACCCGCTCACCTCCGACCTCGACGGCGCGATCATGACCGTCGACCCCGAGAACGAGGCCCGGGTCGTCGCCGCCCTGCACGAGTGGCGGGACAACCGCGACGAGGCCCGGGCGACGGAGGCGCTGGCCGCGCTGAAGAAGGCCGCCGCGGGCACCGAGAACATGATGGAGGCCACCGTCGAGTGCGCCCGCGCGGGTGTCACCACCGGCGAATGGTCCTGGGCGCTGCGGGACGTCTTCGGCGAGTTCCGGGCGCCCACCGGGGTCTCCTCGGCCCCGGTCGCGGTCACCGCCGAGCCGGGCAGCACGCTCTCGCTGGTCCGCGAGAAGGTCACCCGGACCGCTGCCGACCTGGGCGTGGGACGGCTGCGCCTGCTGGTCGGCAAGCCGGGTCTTGACGGGCACTCCAACGGGGCCGAGCAGATCGCCGTACGAGCCCGGGACGCCGGGTTCGAGGTGGTCTACCAGGGGATCCGGCTGACCCCCGAGCAGATCACCGACGCGGCGCTCGCCGAGGACGTGCACTGCGTGGGGCTCTCCATCCTCTCCGGCTCGCACGCGGAGCTGGTCCCCGACGTCCTGCACCGGCTGCGGGAGGCCGGGGCGCCGGACATCCCGGTGATCGCGGGCGGCATCATCCCGCCGGCGGACGCCGCGGCGCTCATCGAAGCCGGTGTGGCCGCCGTCTTCACCCCGAAGGACTTCGGCATCACGGAGATCATCGGCCGTATCGTCGACGAGATCCGGAAAGCGAACAAGCTCGACCCTCTGGAGGTCTCCGCATGA
- a CDS encoding adenylosuccinate lyase produces MFIDTLSVMDEELRSLLDRLRDEAAGSAAYDLLAATDDNEVLARVLVEPGRPLWAREIAAFRLGCAGDRRAFEALVLLLNHRDPERCVSACHALAELNDPRTSRAAAALATNALRTAYAVHPVRLLTILRTPEAVPALVATLHRLLAPGEPHWRVALACVEGLGQLGDRRARTVLTAALPHPRLGTAASEALGRLR; encoded by the coding sequence GTGTTCATCGATACGCTGAGCGTCATGGATGAGGAACTCCGTTCGCTCCTGGACCGGTTACGGGACGAGGCGGCCGGGTCCGCCGCGTACGACCTGCTGGCGGCGACCGACGACAACGAGGTGCTGGCCCGGGTCCTGGTGGAGCCCGGACGTCCGCTGTGGGCCCGCGAGATCGCCGCGTTCCGGCTGGGCTGCGCCGGCGACCGGCGGGCGTTCGAGGCGCTGGTGCTCCTGCTCAACCACCGCGACCCCGAACGCTGCGTCTCCGCCTGCCACGCCCTGGCCGAGCTGAACGACCCCCGCACCTCCCGGGCCGCCGCCGCGCTCGCCACCAACGCGCTGCGCACCGCGTACGCCGTGCACCCGGTGCGCCTGCTCACCATCCTGCGGACCCCGGAGGCGGTGCCCGCGCTGGTCGCCACCCTCCACCGGCTGCTGGCCCCGGGGGAGCCGCACTGGAGGGTGGCGCTCGCCTGTGTGGAGGGGCTCGGCCAGCTCGGCGACCGGCGGGCCCGCACCGTCCTCACGGCGGCCCTTCCGCACCCGCGCCTGGGCACGGCGGCCTCGGAGGCGCTGGGGCGGCTGCGGTAA
- the ccrA gene encoding crotonyl-CoA carboxylase/reductase — translation MKEILDAIQSQDSTAADFAALSLPESYRAITVHKDEAEMFAGLDSRDKDPRKSLHLDEVPVPELGPGEALVAVMASSVNYNSVWTSIFEPVSTFGFLERYGRLSELTKRHDLPYHVIGSDLAGVVLRTGPGVNAWNPGDEVVAHCLSVELESSDGHNDTMLDPEQRIWGFETNFGGLAEIALVKSNQLMPKPKHLSWEEAAAPGLVNSTAYRQLVSRNGAGMKQGDNVLIWGASGGLGSYATQFALAGGANPICVVSSPEKADICRKMGAEAVIDRNADGYKFWKDERTQDPKEWKRFGKRIREYTGGEDIDIVFEHPGRETFGASVYVTRKGGTITTCASTSGYMHEYDNRYLWMSLKRIIGSHFANYREAWEANRLIAKGKIHPTLSKTYTLEETGQAAHDVHRNAHQGKVGVLALAPREGLGVRDQEMREQHIDAINRFRNV, via the coding sequence GTGAAGGAAATCCTGGACGCGATCCAATCGCAGGACAGCACGGCCGCGGACTTCGCGGCCCTGTCCCTCCCCGAGTCCTACCGCGCGATCACCGTGCACAAGGACGAGGCGGAGATGTTCGCGGGACTCGACTCCCGCGACAAGGACCCCCGCAAGTCGCTCCACCTGGACGAGGTCCCGGTCCCCGAACTCGGCCCCGGCGAGGCCCTCGTCGCCGTGATGGCCAGTTCGGTGAATTACAACTCCGTGTGGACCTCCATCTTCGAGCCGGTCTCCACCTTCGGCTTCCTGGAGCGGTACGGACGGCTCAGCGAGCTCACCAAGCGCCACGACCTGCCGTACCACGTCATCGGCTCCGACCTCGCGGGCGTCGTCCTGCGCACCGGCCCCGGCGTGAACGCCTGGAACCCGGGCGACGAGGTCGTCGCGCACTGCCTCTCCGTGGAGCTGGAGTCCTCCGACGGCCACAACGACACGATGCTCGACCCCGAGCAGCGCATCTGGGGCTTCGAGACCAACTTCGGCGGCCTGGCGGAGATCGCGCTCGTCAAGTCCAACCAGCTGATGCCCAAGCCCAAGCACCTCAGCTGGGAGGAGGCGGCGGCTCCGGGCCTGGTCAACTCGACCGCGTACCGCCAGCTCGTCTCGCGCAACGGCGCCGGCATGAAGCAGGGCGACAACGTGCTGATCTGGGGCGCCAGCGGCGGACTCGGCTCCTACGCCACCCAGTTCGCGCTGGCCGGCGGCGCCAACCCGATCTGTGTCGTCTCCTCCCCGGAGAAGGCCGACATCTGCCGGAAGATGGGCGCCGAGGCGGTCATCGACCGCAACGCCGACGGCTACAAGTTCTGGAAGGACGAGCGCACCCAGGACCCGAAGGAGTGGAAGCGCTTCGGCAAGCGCATCCGCGAGTACACCGGCGGCGAGGACATCGACATCGTCTTCGAGCACCCGGGCCGCGAGACCTTCGGCGCCTCGGTCTACGTCACCCGCAAGGGCGGCACGATCACGACCTGCGCCTCCACCTCGGGCTACATGCACGAGTACGACAACCGCTACCTGTGGATGTCCCTCAAGCGGATCATCGGCTCCCACTTCGCCAACTACCGCGAGGCGTGGGAGGCCAACCGCCTCATCGCCAAGGGCAAGATCCACCCGACGCTCTCCAAGACGTACACCCTGGAGGAGACGGGCCAGGCCGCCCACGACGTCCACCGCAACGCCCACCAGGGCAAGGTCGGCGTCCTGGCACTGGCACCCCGCGAGGGTCTGGGCGTGCGCGACCAGGAAATGCGCGAGCAGCACATCGACGCCATCAACCGCTTCCGCAACGTCTGA
- a CDS encoding alpha/beta hydrolase, with protein sequence MTKRAGILVAAGATVAGLLAAAPAPAAASSGTGAPPAPELAWTDCPTENHPTLQCAKVDAPLDHSDPSGRRVTLALSRIPHTAKTFQGPLLVNPGGPGGSGLSMAGFVASALPKKVASQYDVIGFDPRGVGRSTPKLNCLPGHSDPVRPDSVPASLRDERINRDRAAAFARACGEKHGDVLPYMDTVSAAKDLDVIRRALGSEQINYFGYSYGTYLGAVYAKLHPERVRRLVLDSVVGPDDVWYEGNLNQDYAFDDRHKAFAAWVAKHDATYGLGTDPAGVEAAWYRMRAAVAAEPAGGKVGASELEDTFLPGGYYNGYWPYLAEAFAAYVNGQDTEALVTAYENFGATGAGGDNSYSVYTAVQCRDAGWPRHWSDWRNDTRRIHDKAPFMAWNNTWYNAPCASWPVAPLTPVQVTNHRLPATLILQATDDAATPYAGAVSMHRKLKGSSFVVEEGGGNHGITLSGNPCLDKHLTAYLTDGTVPRGRGEGEADAVCAALPDPKPLPAAKAAAQSVDNSAGSRLHGLLGPRH encoded by the coding sequence ATGACGAAACGTGCAGGAATTCTGGTCGCCGCCGGTGCGACGGTCGCCGGTCTGCTGGCCGCCGCTCCGGCCCCGGCCGCCGCCTCCTCCGGGACGGGCGCGCCGCCCGCCCCGGAGCTCGCGTGGACCGACTGTCCGACGGAGAACCATCCGACGCTCCAGTGCGCCAAGGTCGACGCCCCGCTGGACCACTCCGACCCCTCGGGCCGCCGGGTCACCCTCGCCCTGTCCCGGATCCCGCACACCGCGAAGACGTTCCAGGGCCCGCTGCTGGTCAACCCGGGCGGGCCGGGCGGCAGCGGCCTGTCGATGGCCGGGTTCGTGGCGTCGGCGCTGCCGAAGAAGGTGGCGTCCCAGTACGACGTGATCGGGTTCGACCCGCGCGGGGTCGGCAGGAGCACCCCGAAGCTGAACTGCCTGCCCGGCCACTCCGACCCGGTGCGCCCGGACTCGGTGCCCGCCTCCTTGCGGGACGAGCGGATCAACCGCGACCGGGCCGCCGCCTTCGCCCGCGCCTGCGGCGAGAAGCACGGCGACGTGCTGCCGTACATGGACACCGTCAGTGCGGCGAAGGACCTCGATGTGATCCGCCGGGCGCTGGGCTCGGAGCAGATCAACTACTTCGGCTACTCGTACGGCACCTACCTCGGCGCGGTCTACGCGAAGCTGCACCCGGAGCGGGTGCGGCGCCTCGTCCTGGACTCGGTGGTCGGGCCCGACGACGTCTGGTACGAGGGCAACCTGAACCAGGACTACGCCTTCGACGACCGCCACAAGGCGTTCGCGGCCTGGGTGGCGAAGCACGACGCGACGTACGGGCTGGGCACCGACCCGGCCGGGGTCGAGGCCGCCTGGTACCGGATGCGGGCGGCCGTCGCGGCGGAGCCTGCGGGCGGCAAGGTCGGGGCGAGCGAGCTGGAGGACACGTTCCTGCCCGGCGGGTACTACAACGGCTACTGGCCCTACCTCGCCGAGGCGTTCGCCGCGTACGTGAACGGCCAGGACACCGAGGCGCTGGTGACGGCGTACGAGAACTTCGGCGCCACCGGCGCGGGCGGCGACAACAGCTACTCCGTCTACACCGCCGTCCAGTGCCGCGACGCCGGCTGGCCCCGGCACTGGAGCGACTGGCGCAACGACACGCGCCGCATCCACGACAAGGCGCCCTTCATGGCCTGGAACAACACCTGGTACAACGCGCCGTGCGCGAGCTGGCCGGTGGCACCGCTCACCCCGGTCCAGGTCACCAACCACCGCCTCCCGGCGACCCTGATCCTCCAGGCCACCGACGACGCGGCGACCCCGTACGCGGGCGCGGTCTCCATGCACCGCAAGCTGAAGGGCTCCAGCTTCGTGGTGGAGGAGGGCGGCGGCAACCACGGCATCACGCTCAGCGGCAACCCCTGCCTGGACAAGCACCTGACGGCCTATCTGACCGACGGGACCGTCCCGCGCGGCCGGGGCGAGGGCGAGGCGGACGCGGTCTGCGCGGCGCTCCCGGACCCGAAGCCGCTGCCGGCCGCGAAGGCGGCGGCCCAGTCGGTGGACAACAGCGCGGGCAGCCGTCTGCACGGGCTGCTGGGGCCGCGCCACTGA
- a CDS encoding restriction endonuclease, with product MGIPIRRGSVRKRRRPFDLRRTTFGFALIALILAGGGMALRAAWRSAGRHPVAAGALMVLALAAALVVLRRRRARRLAESVTDAAYGIVDAGLAELDAAEAARAQARPEPAHPVDYAQLDPYAFEEAVAELCRRDGCADAEVVGGAGDLGADVVATTPDGRRLVVQCKRYGPGNRAGSQDLQRFGGTCYAVHEADIALVVSTGGFTEPALDYAEQCAILCYGPEELAAWSEGGAPPPWVPAEEPAPGLSAP from the coding sequence ATGGGCATACCGATCCGCAGAGGGAGCGTCCGGAAGCGCCGGCGCCCCTTCGACCTCCGCCGCACCACCTTCGGCTTCGCCCTGATCGCGCTGATCCTCGCGGGCGGCGGGATGGCGCTGCGGGCCGCCTGGCGGAGCGCCGGACGCCACCCGGTCGCCGCCGGGGCCCTGATGGTCCTGGCCCTCGCCGCCGCCCTCGTGGTGCTGCGCCGCCGTCGCGCCCGGCGGCTCGCGGAGAGCGTCACGGATGCCGCGTACGGGATCGTCGACGCCGGGCTGGCGGAGCTGGACGCCGCCGAGGCCGCTCGCGCGCAGGCCCGCCCCGAACCCGCCCACCCGGTCGACTACGCGCAGCTGGACCCGTACGCCTTCGAGGAGGCCGTGGCCGAGCTCTGCCGGCGCGACGGCTGCGCGGACGCCGAGGTGGTGGGCGGCGCCGGGGACCTGGGCGCCGACGTCGTGGCCACCACCCCGGACGGCCGCCGCCTGGTCGTCCAGTGCAAGCGGTACGGGCCCGGGAATCGGGCCGGATCGCAGGACCTCCAGCGCTTCGGCGGCACCTGCTACGCGGTCCACGAGGCGGACATCGCGCTCGTCGTCTCCACCGGCGGCTTCACCGAACCCGCCCTCGACTACGCCGAGCAGTGCGCCATCCTCTGCTACGGCCCCGAGGAGCTGGCCGCCTGGAGCGAGGGCGGCGCACCGCCGCCGTGGGTCCCCGCCGAAGAGCCGGCCCCCGGGCTCAGCGCTCCTTGA
- a CDS encoding TetR family transcriptional regulator translates to MSQPAKSPRATAAPDAPETAAGTRAAAQRLKMRRELAAAAMELFATKGYEATTVDEIAGAAGVARRTFFRHFRSKEEAIFPDHDDTLVRAEAVLNAAPAHEHPLDTVCRGIKEVMKMYAAKPAVSVARYKLTREVPTLREAEIASVARYERLFTRYLLGHFDERDHHVGNDDPLLAEVAASAVVTAHNHVLRRWLRAGGQGDVEAQLDRAFAIVRDTFGTGIGAGRTAQAEPARAPAATVATEGEVLVAVARTDAPLDEVMRTIQQALKER, encoded by the coding sequence ATGTCCCAGCCCGCCAAGTCACCCCGTGCCACCGCCGCGCCCGACGCCCCGGAGACCGCCGCGGGAACGCGCGCCGCGGCCCAACGGCTCAAGATGCGCCGCGAACTGGCCGCAGCCGCGATGGAACTCTTCGCCACGAAGGGGTACGAGGCGACGACCGTCGACGAGATCGCGGGCGCCGCGGGCGTCGCCCGGCGGACCTTCTTCCGCCACTTCCGCTCCAAGGAAGAGGCCATCTTCCCGGACCACGACGACACCCTCGTCAGGGCCGAGGCCGTCCTCAACGCCGCCCCCGCGCACGAGCACCCCCTCGACACGGTCTGCCGCGGCATCAAGGAAGTCATGAAGATGTACGCGGCCAAGCCCGCCGTCTCCGTGGCCCGTTACAAGCTCACCCGCGAAGTGCCCACCCTCAGGGAGGCCGAGATCGCGTCGGTGGCCCGCTACGAGCGGCTGTTCACCCGCTATCTGCTGGGCCACTTCGACGAGCGCGACCACCACGTGGGCAACGACGACCCGCTGCTGGCGGAGGTGGCCGCGTCCGCCGTGGTCACCGCGCACAACCACGTCCTGCGCCGCTGGCTGCGGGCGGGCGGACAGGGCGATGTGGAGGCCCAGCTGGACCGGGCGTTCGCCATCGTGCGCGACACCTTCGGCACCGGCATCGGGGCGGGCAGGACCGCCCAGGCCGAGCCCGCCAGGGCGCCGGCGGCGACGGTGGCGACCGAGGGCGAGGTGCTCGTCGCCGTGGCGCGTACGGACGCCCCGCTGGACGAGGTCATGCGGACGATCCAGCAGGCCCTCAAGGAGCGCTGA